In Candidatus Paceibacterota bacterium, one genomic interval encodes:
- a CDS encoding acetyl-CoA carboxylase carboxyltransferase subunit alpha: MKHQLDFERPIVELQNKLEELRKHPEAHSLDISVEDEVRLIEKKLEETKRQIFANLSAWDRVKIARHPKRPFTLDYIQAAFSGFSELHGDRLFAEDRAIVAGFACLGEHKVMVMGTQKGRDTKENIRRNFGSAHPEGYRKALRLMRLANKFGLPIVTLIDTAGAYPGIGAEERHIAEAIAVNLREMMVMEVPIIAAVIGEGGSGGALGIGVADRVLILENAYYSVISPEGCAAILWKERSAAAKAAEALKITAKHLLELGLVDEIIPEPLGGAHANRAAAAQTLREYLLKHLEQLKALPVAERLEQRYAKFRNFGRYSENQPATAENAAG; encoded by the coding sequence GTGAAACATCAACTCGACTTTGAACGGCCGATCGTGGAGCTGCAGAACAAGCTCGAGGAGTTGAGGAAACACCCGGAGGCCCACTCGCTGGATATCAGCGTTGAAGATGAAGTCCGGTTGATTGAGAAGAAGCTGGAGGAAACCAAACGGCAGATATTTGCCAATCTCAGCGCGTGGGACCGGGTCAAAATCGCGCGGCACCCGAAGCGGCCCTTTACGCTGGACTACATCCAGGCCGCGTTTAGCGGGTTCAGCGAGCTGCACGGCGACCGGCTGTTTGCGGAAGACCGCGCGATCGTGGCGGGCTTTGCCTGCCTGGGGGAGCACAAGGTGATGGTGATGGGGACGCAAAAGGGCCGCGACACCAAGGAGAACATCCGGCGTAATTTCGGTTCGGCGCACCCGGAGGGGTATCGCAAGGCGCTGCGGCTGATGCGCCTGGCCAACAAGTTTGGGCTGCCGATCGTAACGCTGATAGACACCGCGGGGGCCTATCCGGGCATTGGGGCGGAAGAGCGGCATATCGCGGAGGCGATCGCGGTGAACCTGCGCGAGATGATGGTGATGGAGGTTCCCATAATCGCCGCCGTTATTGGTGAAGGCGGCTCCGGCGGGGCGCTGGGCATTGGCGTGGCGGACCGGGTTCTCATACTGGAGAATGCCTACTATTCGGTCATCAGCCCGGAGGGTTGCGCGGCGATTCTGTGGAAGGAGCGCTCGGCGGCGGCCAAAGCGGCCGAGGCGCTCAAAATTACCGCCAAACACCTGTTGGAACTGGGGCTGGTGGACGAGATTATCCCCGAGCCGCTGGGTGGCGCGCACGCGAATCGCGCCGCTGCGGCCCAGACATTGCGGGAATATTTGCTCAAGCATCTCGAACAGCTCAAAGCTCTGCCGGTCGCCGAACGCCTGGAGCAGCGTTACGCCAAGTTTCGCAACTTCGGGCGCTATAGCGAGAACCAACCCGCGACAGCGGAGAATGCCGCGGGCTGA
- a CDS encoding DoxX family protein → MMQLLKPLRLSARVSIPLLLIRLVVGLAFMFHGYSKIRQPFGWMGPDATIPPFFQALAALAEFGGGLAWMLGVLTPLASFGLTCTMAVAVWMTAMVFHLPFVAQKGGGAVELPATFLCVALLLLLAGPGRFSLDRVLFGERGAPAPDPEPGKPAG, encoded by the coding sequence ATGATGCAACTACTCAAACCACTGCGGTTGTCTGCGCGCGTGTCCATTCCCCTGCTCTTAATCAGGCTGGTGGTCGGGCTCGCGTTCATGTTCCACGGCTACAGCAAGATTCGGCAGCCGTTCGGCTGGATGGGGCCGGATGCCACCATCCCGCCTTTCTTCCAGGCGCTGGCGGCCCTCGCGGAATTTGGGGGCGGGCTGGCCTGGATGCTCGGCGTGCTGACGCCCCTGGCTTCCTTCGGCCTCACCTGCACGATGGCGGTCGCCGTCTGGATGACGGCGATGGTGTTCCATCTGCCGTTCGTCGCACAGAAGGGTGGCGGTGCCGTTGAACTCCCCGCCACCTTTCTCTGCGTTGCTCTCCTGCTGCTGCTCGCCGGCCCGGGGCGCTTCTCCCTGGACCGCGTTCTCTTCGGCGAGCGAGGCGCCCCTGCGCCGGATCCCGAGCCGGGCAAGCCGGCGGGATGA
- a CDS encoding MoaD/ThiS family protein: MIRVLLPAHLRTLARVDGEVRLEVNGPATLCSVLDALEASYPVLRGTIRDHVSLRRRPFVRFFACEQDLSQEPADRPVPEAVATGAEPFLIVGAMAGG; the protein is encoded by the coding sequence ATGATCCGGGTCCTGCTCCCAGCTCATTTGCGGACGCTGGCCCGCGTGGATGGCGAGGTGCGGCTCGAAGTGAACGGGCCGGCCACGCTCTGCTCAGTGCTGGACGCGCTCGAGGCCTCCTACCCTGTGCTGCGCGGGACGATCCGCGACCACGTCTCGCTGCGGCGCCGGCCCTTTGTGCGCTTTTTCGCCTGCGAACAGGACTTGTCCCAGGAGCCTGCCGACCGCCCGGTGCCGGAAGCGGTTGCCACAGGCGCGGAGCCATTCCTGATCGTGGGCGCTATGGCGGGAGGTTAA
- a CDS encoding class I mannose-6-phosphate isomerase produces the protein MLYPLTFRPIFKERVWGGRELERLYHKALPPGVPIGESWEIADRPGDVSVIANGPLAGRDLHWLTENHAADLLGDARPQAGRFPLLCKILDAREKLSLQVHPPAAVAGRLGGEPKTEMWYVAEAAPDAELYAGLKHGVTRAEFERKLANGKVAECFHRVRVRPGDAMFMPSGRVHGLDAGLVIFEIQQNSDTTYRVFDWNRVGLDGKPRELHIPQSLASINFEDFEPSPLPLAYLQHGGHKVRPLVSDPSFSVEACEAGAGASLALRRGKMQLIALLTGRVRIGHGRGAPTLPLAAGEFCLVPASLEQVAVHAETPSAFLRVEA, from the coding sequence ATGCTCTACCCTTTAACCTTCCGGCCCATTTTCAAGGAGCGCGTTTGGGGCGGGCGCGAGCTGGAACGGCTTTACCATAAGGCCCTGCCGCCGGGGGTGCCCATCGGCGAATCGTGGGAAATCGCCGACCGGCCGGGGGACGTCAGTGTCATCGCCAATGGCCCGCTTGCGGGCAGGGACTTGCATTGGCTCACGGAGAATCACGCGGCCGACCTGCTCGGCGATGCCCGGCCCCAGGCTGGGCGATTCCCGCTGCTGTGCAAGATTCTCGATGCGCGGGAGAAGCTCTCGCTGCAGGTGCATCCGCCGGCGGCCGTGGCGGGGCGGCTCGGGGGGGAGCCCAAAACCGAGATGTGGTATGTCGCGGAGGCCGCGCCGGATGCGGAGCTTTATGCCGGTCTGAAGCACGGCGTCACCCGTGCCGAGTTTGAACGGAAGCTTGCGAACGGCAAGGTGGCAGAGTGTTTTCACCGGGTGAGGGTGCGGCCGGGGGACGCCATGTTCATGCCCAGTGGCCGGGTCCACGGGCTCGATGCGGGGCTGGTCATCTTCGAGATCCAGCAGAATTCGGACACTACCTACCGGGTGTTCGATTGGAACCGTGTCGGCCTGGATGGCAAACCCCGCGAGCTGCACATCCCGCAGTCGCTGGCCAGCATCAACTTCGAAGACTTCGAGCCATCGCCGCTGCCGCTGGCGTATCTCCAGCACGGCGGGCACAAAGTGCGGCCGCTTGTTAGCGATCCCAGCTTCAGCGTCGAGGCTTGCGAGGCGGGTGCGGGAGCCAGTCTTGCGCTCCGGCGGGGGAAGATGCAATTGATCGCGCTGCTGACCGGGCGGGTGCGCATCGGCCATGGGCGCGGGGCGCCGACGCTGCCGCTGGCGGCGGGCGAGTTCTGCCTGGTGCCGGCCAGCCTGGAGCAGGTCGCGGTGCACGCCGAGACACCGTCGGCGTTTCTGCGGGTCGAAGCGTGA
- the trmB gene encoding tRNA (guanosine(46)-N7)-methyltransferase TrmB: MSLLYTLPSIVERIDLGKLFPRAQPLEVELGSGDGSFLAEYAQAHPERNFIGVERLLGRIRKLDRKGRRAGLTNLRGVRIECSYLLEYLLPPGSAEALHIYFPDPWPKRKHRRHRLINERFPSLARQALTPGGRVYLRTDDADYFQQMLGVFAADAAFRPVETPGELGNLATDFEKDFLARGVQILRAAFQSSRR; encoded by the coding sequence ATGAGCCTGCTTTATACGTTGCCCTCCATCGTGGAGCGGATTGACCTGGGGAAACTTTTCCCCCGGGCGCAACCGCTCGAGGTGGAGTTGGGCAGCGGCGACGGGTCATTCCTGGCGGAGTATGCGCAAGCGCACCCGGAGCGCAATTTCATCGGGGTGGAACGGCTGCTCGGCCGCATCCGGAAATTGGACCGCAAAGGACGGCGGGCCGGCCTGACCAACCTGCGCGGGGTGCGCATCGAATGTTCTTACCTGCTCGAATACCTGCTGCCGCCGGGCTCGGCGGAGGCGCTGCACATCTACTTCCCAGACCCGTGGCCAAAGCGCAAGCACCGGCGGCATCGCCTGATCAACGAGCGATTCCCCAGCCTGGCGCGGCAGGCACTGACGCCGGGCGGCAGGGTTTACCTGCGCACCGATGACGCGGACTATTTCCAGCAGATGCTGGGTGTGTTCGCCGCCGATGCGGCATTCCGCCCCGTGGAAACGCCCGGCGAGTTGGGGAACCTGGCGACTGACTTCGAGAAAGACTTCCTGGCACGCGGCGTGCAAATCCTCCGGGCCGCGTTCCAGAGCAGCCGCCGCTGA
- the dnaB gene encoding replicative DNA helicase: MNHNNTATLQHGTSLRSTLRNARPAGKHGDHGLPQSLEAEQGVLGCIMLSPADSLPECLQAFKGSNEVFHDLRHRSVFESIRSLAEKGAAIDIITLSQHLRDRGQLDQIGGVGYLSQLADTVPSAANLEYYVGIVLEKHLLRRVLEAADEIATWVRDNPQDVPQLLDRVERHILEINSDRVGVAENRMLDIMRQAQATIQDLFERQGELKGIPSGFRDLDRKYTNGFNGGEMIVIAARPSVGKTSFAMNIAEHVAVGRGLPVGVFSLEMSAESLGLRLLCSRARVNLSDVREGFLADPDFRRLAVAASALAKAPLYIDDTGGITILELRAKARRMKQKYNIALFVVDYLQLVHPENMRLDARHQEVAEISSGLKEMAKELKVPVIVLSQMNRDYEREPKKRKPRLSDLRESGAIEQDSDFVGLLYKAKEEDENQAANARPAEGIAVNLLIAKHRNGPTGEVALTFLKGYTRFESAAPVSDEDVPTMEN, from the coding sequence ATGAACCATAATAACACAGCGACTCTTCAACACGGGACGAGCCTGCGGAGCACCTTGCGCAACGCGCGGCCGGCCGGGAAGCATGGTGATCACGGGCTGCCCCAATCCCTCGAGGCCGAGCAGGGGGTGCTCGGGTGCATAATGCTCTCCCCCGCGGACTCGCTGCCCGAGTGCTTGCAGGCTTTCAAAGGCAGTAACGAGGTTTTCCACGACCTGCGGCATCGGTCGGTCTTTGAGTCAATCCGCTCGCTGGCGGAGAAGGGGGCGGCGATAGACATCATCACGTTATCGCAGCACCTTCGTGACCGCGGCCAGTTGGACCAGATCGGCGGGGTCGGCTACCTCTCCCAGTTGGCGGACACCGTGCCTTCGGCGGCGAACCTCGAGTATTACGTGGGGATTGTGCTCGAGAAGCACCTGCTCCGGCGGGTGCTGGAAGCGGCGGACGAGATTGCGACGTGGGTGCGCGACAACCCGCAAGACGTGCCGCAGCTCCTTGATCGGGTTGAACGCCACATTCTGGAAATCAACAGTGACCGGGTTGGGGTCGCTGAAAACCGGATGCTGGATATTATGCGGCAGGCCCAGGCTACGATCCAGGATCTGTTCGAGCGGCAGGGCGAGCTCAAGGGAATCCCCAGCGGCTTTCGCGACCTGGACCGCAAATACACGAACGGTTTCAATGGCGGTGAAATGATCGTGATCGCCGCCCGGCCGAGCGTCGGCAAGACCTCCTTTGCCATGAACATTGCCGAGCATGTCGCGGTGGGGCGGGGCTTGCCGGTGGGCGTGTTCAGCCTGGAGATGTCTGCGGAGTCGCTGGGCCTGCGGCTGCTGTGCTCGCGCGCCCGGGTCAACTTGAGCGACGTGCGCGAGGGGTTTTTGGCAGATCCCGACTTCCGCCGGCTGGCTGTTGCGGCCAGCGCGCTGGCCAAAGCGCCGTTGTATATCGATGACACCGGCGGCATCACCATCCTGGAGCTGCGGGCCAAAGCGCGGCGGATGAAACAGAAATATAATATCGCGTTGTTCGTTGTGGATTACCTTCAACTGGTGCATCCGGAAAACATGCGGCTGGATGCCCGGCACCAGGAAGTGGCGGAGATCTCCAGCGGACTCAAAGAGATGGCGAAGGAGTTGAAGGTCCCCGTGATCGTGCTGAGCCAGATGAACCGGGACTACGAGCGGGAACCCAAGAAGCGAAAGCCGCGCCTGTCGGATCTGAGGGAATCGGGGGCGATTGAGCAGGATTCAGACTTTGTGGGGTTGCTCTACAAAGCCAAGGAGGAGGATGAAAACCAGGCGGCCAACGCGCGCCCCGCCGAGGGCATAGCCGTCAACCTGCTCATCGCCAAACACCGCAACGGCCCCACCGGGGAGGTAGCCCTTACCTTCCTGAAGGGCTACACCCGCTTCGAGAGCGCTGCCCCGGTGTCGGATGAGGACGTTCCGACAATGGAGAACTGA
- a CDS encoding phage holin family protein has protein sequence MKKFLQGWAINTLAVLVAVYIVPGIRFTDSSLLTPVITSLILGILNAFIRPTLMLLALPLLIYTLGLFTLVINALLLYFVSYLLAQRFQIDSFGAALFGALIISVVSLLLNLLVGARHARVSLRHRHRPPDSDVGGSGPVIDV, from the coding sequence GTGAAGAAGTTTCTCCAGGGTTGGGCGATCAACACGCTGGCGGTGCTGGTGGCGGTTTATATCGTGCCGGGCATCCGCTTCACCGATAGCAGCCTGCTGACGCCCGTCATCACCTCTCTGATCCTTGGCATCCTCAACGCGTTCATTCGGCCCACCCTGATGCTGCTGGCGCTGCCGCTGCTGATTTACACCCTGGGATTGTTCACGCTCGTCATTAACGCTCTGTTGCTCTATTTCGTGAGCTACCTGCTGGCGCAACGCTTCCAGATTGACAGTTTTGGCGCGGCGCTCTTCGGCGCGCTGATTATCAGTGTTGTTTCGCTCCTGTTGAACCTGCTGGTCGGTGCCCGCCATGCCCGGGTCAGCTTGAGGCACCGGCACCGGCCGCCGGATTCCGACGTGGGCGGCAGCGGCCCGGTCATTGATGTTTGA
- the recC gene encoding exodeoxyribonuclease V subunit gamma — MLRLYTSHRLEALVEQLAEVARTPLRSPLRPEMVVVQSQGMARWLKLELAARHGICANYQFPFPKAFCADVLAANPGERVLLDREVMLWDIMRLLPEMLKRPEFKALKHYLADRTDTRKRFQLASQIANLFDQYLVFRPELVLAWDQGRLSGTDSAPNPDELWQAALWRRLQQERPVAHLAALLGKFKEQVARAEFEARAVPERVCIFGISALPPSYLHVFCELGARVDLHLFLLQPSREYWGLIVNARESERMRKAARQDAAGALHLEAGNRLLASLGTLGRDFLNLVLDAADWDEQTLFSDPPEENLLQNIQADIFHLRDRGRDDCPRLAISETDASLRVHACHSPLREVEVLYDHLLDWFEHDRTLRPRDVLVMTPDIETYAPFIQAVFDWPGEKNPGIPFSVADRGLRSSSQVAQAFLGLLSLPMTRLETSRVLRILEAGPVRARFGLSEPDLDIVRDWVCRTNIRWGQDARQRESLGLPGLPENTWQQGMDRLFAGYAMAGKGEQMFGEVLPFDGVEGGRAEVLGHLAEYLKRLFDLVAQLKERRTIGQWEEVLLAALETFFQPEDASLPDVLFIRSTLRQLAKQAAEAGHVEPVDLAVMLESLNQKLGEDQFGSGFITGGVTFCALKPMRSIPFKVICLIGMNDGDFPRADRRLSFDLMAQKPRPGDRSLRDDDRYLFLETLLSARRRLHISYVGQSIRDNSEVPPSVLVSELLDYVAQAYEVPGRDILKDHVLVRHRLQAFSPAYFTGQDKRLFSYSMENRQAGQRGQAARVVPPSFLDTPLSEPGVEWREVEVSALAGFFCNPAKWLLTRRLGMRLEGKEEALEEVEPFEVGSLENYSIRQELVERALKGEATREALRLMKAAGRLPLGEAGALNFNGLQAAAEEFLERLRPHLGEGYRAPVPVDCRLGEFHLTGEIRRVTASGLLHYRCAGLKAKDRLRLWVEHLVLNAAATGGAGSGAVLVGSDDTLTASPPANAPEVLLELLRLYWRGLRQPLKFFPQTALAYAEAASKRDPLAVARRSWEGNDFSTAPPESDDPYFDLCFHNVDPLDEEFEETALVVFGPLLGGLKEAKS; from the coding sequence ATGTTAAGGCTGTATACCAGTCATCGCCTGGAGGCGTTGGTGGAGCAACTGGCGGAGGTCGCCCGGACACCGCTGCGCTCGCCGCTGCGGCCGGAGATGGTCGTGGTGCAGAGCCAGGGCATGGCCCGCTGGCTGAAGCTCGAGCTGGCGGCCAGGCACGGCATTTGCGCGAACTACCAGTTTCCGTTCCCCAAGGCATTCTGCGCGGATGTTCTGGCGGCCAATCCAGGCGAGCGGGTACTGCTCGATCGCGAGGTGATGCTCTGGGACATCATGCGGCTGCTGCCGGAGATGTTGAAGCGGCCGGAGTTCAAAGCGCTGAAGCACTACCTGGCGGATCGGACTGATACTCGGAAGCGTTTCCAGTTGGCGTCGCAGATCGCCAACCTGTTTGACCAATACCTCGTGTTTCGCCCCGAGCTGGTGCTCGCGTGGGACCAGGGGCGTTTGAGCGGCACAGACTCCGCGCCGAATCCCGACGAGCTTTGGCAGGCGGCGCTTTGGCGGCGGTTGCAGCAGGAGCGGCCCGTGGCGCATTTGGCCGCGTTGCTGGGGAAGTTCAAGGAGCAGGTGGCCCGGGCCGAATTCGAAGCGCGGGCGGTGCCGGAGCGCGTGTGCATCTTTGGCATCTCGGCCCTGCCGCCGTCCTATTTGCACGTCTTCTGCGAGCTGGGGGCGCGCGTTGACCTGCACTTGTTCCTGCTCCAGCCTTCCAGGGAGTATTGGGGCCTGATCGTTAATGCGCGCGAATCGGAGCGGATGCGCAAGGCAGCCCGGCAGGATGCTGCCGGGGCGCTGCACCTGGAAGCGGGCAACCGCCTGCTGGCGTCCCTCGGCACGCTGGGCCGGGACTTCCTGAACCTGGTGTTGGACGCCGCGGATTGGGACGAGCAGACTTTGTTCTCCGATCCGCCGGAGGAGAACCTCTTGCAGAACATCCAGGCCGATATTTTCCACCTGCGCGACAGGGGCCGTGATGATTGTCCCCGGCTCGCCATCAGCGAAACGGACGCTTCGTTGCGGGTGCATGCCTGTCACAGCCCGCTGCGCGAAGTGGAGGTGCTTTACGATCATCTGCTCGACTGGTTTGAGCACGACCGGACGCTGAGACCCCGGGACGTGCTGGTCATGACGCCGGATATCGAGACCTACGCGCCGTTTATTCAGGCGGTGTTCGACTGGCCTGGGGAGAAGAACCCGGGGATTCCGTTCAGCGTGGCCGACCGCGGGCTGCGCTCGTCCAGCCAGGTCGCGCAGGCGTTTCTGGGTCTGCTGAGCCTTCCCATGACGCGGTTGGAGACCTCCCGCGTCCTGCGCATTTTGGAGGCCGGCCCCGTGCGGGCGAGGTTTGGCCTGTCTGAGCCGGACCTGGACATCGTCCGGGACTGGGTATGCCGGACCAATATCCGCTGGGGCCAGGACGCGCGCCAGCGAGAGAGCCTGGGCCTGCCCGGCTTGCCGGAGAACACCTGGCAGCAGGGGATGGACCGGCTATTCGCGGGCTACGCCATGGCCGGCAAGGGGGAACAGATGTTCGGCGAGGTGCTGCCATTCGATGGCGTGGAAGGCGGCCGGGCGGAGGTGCTCGGTCACCTGGCGGAGTACTTGAAGCGCCTGTTTGACCTCGTGGCGCAGCTCAAGGAGCGGCGAACCATCGGGCAGTGGGAGGAGGTCTTACTGGCGGCGCTGGAGACGTTCTTCCAGCCAGAAGACGCGTCGCTTCCCGACGTGCTGTTCATCCGCTCGACGCTGCGCCAGTTGGCGAAGCAGGCGGCTGAAGCGGGGCATGTGGAACCGGTGGACCTGGCGGTGATGCTCGAATCGCTCAACCAGAAGCTGGGAGAAGACCAGTTCGGGTCGGGCTTCATTACCGGCGGCGTTACTTTCTGCGCCCTTAAACCAATGCGCAGCATTCCGTTCAAGGTGATCTGCCTGATCGGGATGAATGACGGCGACTTCCCCCGCGCCGACCGGCGCCTGAGCTTTGACCTGATGGCGCAAAAGCCGCGCCCGGGCGATCGCTCGTTGCGGGATGACGATCGGTATCTGTTCCTGGAGACGTTGCTCTCGGCGCGGAGGCGGCTGCACATCAGCTATGTCGGCCAGTCCATCCGCGACAACAGCGAAGTGCCGCCGTCGGTGCTGGTAAGCGAATTGCTGGATTACGTCGCGCAGGCCTACGAAGTACCCGGCCGCGACATTCTAAAAGACCACGTGCTGGTGCGGCACCGGCTGCAGGCTTTCAGTCCGGCGTATTTCACGGGCCAGGACAAAAGGCTGTTCAGCTATTCGATGGAGAACCGCCAGGCCGGCCAGCGCGGCCAGGCGGCCCGGGTCGTGCCGCCGTCGTTCCTCGACACTCCGCTGAGCGAGCCCGGCGTCGAATGGCGCGAAGTGGAGGTGTCAGCGCTGGCGGGGTTCTTCTGCAACCCGGCGAAGTGGTTGTTGACGCGCCGGCTGGGGATGCGGCTGGAGGGAAAGGAGGAGGCACTCGAGGAAGTGGAGCCGTTCGAGGTGGGTTCACTGGAGAACTACAGCATCCGGCAGGAACTGGTCGAGCGGGCGCTGAAAGGCGAGGCGACCCGGGAAGCCCTGCGGCTGATGAAGGCGGCGGGGCGCCTGCCGCTGGGCGAAGCCGGGGCGCTGAATTTCAACGGGCTGCAGGCCGCCGCCGAGGAGTTTCTGGAGCGCCTGCGCCCGCACCTGGGCGAGGGCTACCGCGCGCCCGTGCCGGTGGATTGCCGGCTGGGGGAGTTCCACCTGACAGGGGAAATCCGTCGGGTGACCGCCAGCGGCCTGCTGCATTACCGGTGCGCCGGCTTGAAGGCCAAGGACCGGCTGCGGCTGTGGGTCGAGCATTTGGTGTTGAATGCCGCCGCGACCGGGGGGGCGGGGTCGGGTGCCGTTTTGGTTGGCAGCGACGACACGCTGACCGCCTCGCCACCGGCGAATGCACCGGAGGTCTTGTTGGAGCTGTTGAGACTCTACTGGCGGGGACTGAGGCAGCCGCTCAAGTTCTTCCCGCAGACAGCCCTGGCTTATGCCGAGGCCGCGTCGAAGCGCGATCCGCTGGCAGTCGCGCGGAGGAGTTGGGAAGGCAACGATTTCTCTACGGCGCCGCCTGAGTCCGATGACCCCTACTTTGATCTATGCTTCCATAACGTGGACCCGCTGGACGAGGAGTTTGAGGAAACGGCGCTGGTGGTGTTCGGGCCGCTGCTGGGCGGGCTGAAGGAGGCGAAGTCGTGA
- a CDS encoding tartrate-resistant acid phosphatase type 5 family protein — MTRMIPFKSRSCLAGPWKRQPALAVVLALLALAAPLPAQSAGSLNFLVISDWGGKGGTSQVAVARQMGRTAAARKSSFVITCGDNYHANGISSEHSPRWKTEFEDIYKAPSLVIPWYASLGNHDNRGNADAEIAYSKLSPRWRMPARYYTHTERIDEANEVLFVHLDTSPFVTAYHKKGSSYHVKGQDPKAQARWLDSVLAASPACWKFVVGHHPIYAAAGTHGDTKELVADVLPLLEKHGVQVYFCGHDHVLQHLVRGKVNFFVCGGGSRPRAVQRRSDVRFGAGSLGFLSMTVSAAEARAAYINEKGEELYQTSIPAR, encoded by the coding sequence ATGACTCGAATGATACCTTTTAAGTCCCGTTCGTGTCTGGCCGGCCCCTGGAAAAGGCAGCCGGCGTTGGCTGTAGTGCTGGCTCTCCTGGCTTTGGCCGCGCCACTCCCGGCGCAGAGCGCCGGCAGCCTCAACTTCCTGGTGATCAGCGACTGGGGAGGGAAGGGGGGAACCTCCCAGGTGGCGGTAGCCAGGCAGATGGGACGCACCGCGGCGGCCCGGAAAAGCAGCTTTGTGATCACCTGTGGCGATAACTACCACGCGAACGGCATCTCCAGCGAGCACAGCCCGCGGTGGAAAACCGAATTCGAAGACATCTACAAAGCCCCCTCGCTGGTGATCCCCTGGTACGCCTCGCTGGGCAACCACGACAATCGCGGCAACGCTGACGCCGAGATTGCCTACTCGAAGCTGAGTCCGCGCTGGAGGATGCCGGCGCGTTACTACACCCATACCGAGAGGATTGATGAGGCAAACGAGGTCCTGTTCGTTCATCTGGACACCTCGCCGTTTGTGACCGCCTACCACAAAAAGGGCTCGAGTTATCACGTGAAAGGCCAGGATCCCAAGGCGCAAGCGCGCTGGCTGGATTCAGTGCTGGCGGCGTCGCCGGCGTGCTGGAAGTTCGTGGTCGGACACCACCCGATTTACGCCGCGGCCGGCACCCACGGCGACACCAAAGAACTGGTGGCCGACGTGCTCCCCCTGCTGGAGAAGCATGGTGTGCAGGTCTATTTCTGTGGCCACGATCATGTGCTCCAACATCTGGTGCGCGGGAAGGTGAACTTCTTTGTTTGTGGCGGAGGCTCGCGGCCACGCGCCGTGCAGAGGCGATCGGATGTCCGCTTCGGCGCCGGGTCCCTGGGGTTCCTGTCCATGACAGTGTCCGCGGCCGAGGCGCGGGCGGCCTACATCAACGAAAAGGGAGAGGAACTCTACCAAACCTCAATCCCGGCGCGCTGA
- a CDS encoding exo-alpha-sialidase, with product MSRVRVLVGTRKGAFVLTADGARKRWEVSGPLFAGWEIYHIKGSPIQPDRLYASQCSGWFGQKIQRSDDGGQTWEPVGDRFVYDGVPGTHLWYDGTQHPWEFKRVWHLEPSLTDPETVYAGVEDAALFRSTDGGQNWEELSGLRGAKGHLWQPGAGGMCLHTILQDPARPGRMFIAISAAGVFRTDDAGQTWRPMNSGLTSPYSLPDPDAEVGHCVHRIALHPSRPDVLFMQKHWDVMRSDNAGESWQEVSGNLPSDFGFPVEVHAHEPGTLYVIPIKSDTEHFPPEGKLRVYRSRTGGNEWEALTQGLPQSDCYVNVLRDAMAVDSLAPCGVYFGTTGGQVYASANSGDRWSPIVRDLPPVLSVAVQTLP from the coding sequence ATGAGCAGGGTGCGGGTCCTGGTTGGCACACGGAAAGGAGCGTTCGTCCTGACGGCGGACGGTGCCCGCAAACGATGGGAAGTCAGCGGCCCCCTTTTTGCCGGGTGGGAGATCTACCACATCAAGGGCTCGCCGATTCAGCCGGACCGGCTTTACGCCTCGCAGTGCAGCGGCTGGTTCGGGCAGAAAATCCAGCGCTCCGACGACGGGGGCCAGACCTGGGAGCCGGTCGGCGACAGGTTCGTCTATGACGGCGTCCCGGGCACTCATCTGTGGTATGACGGCACACAGCATCCCTGGGAGTTCAAGCGCGTCTGGCACTTGGAGCCGTCCCTCACGGACCCTGAGACCGTCTATGCCGGAGTGGAGGACGCGGCGCTGTTCCGGAGCACGGATGGCGGTCAGAACTGGGAGGAGTTGTCCGGACTGCGCGGCGCCAAGGGCCACCTCTGGCAGCCCGGCGCCGGCGGGATGTGTCTCCACACGATCCTCCAGGACCCGGCTCGTCCCGGGCGGATGTTCATCGCCATCTCAGCCGCCGGGGTCTTTCGCACCGATGATGCCGGCCAGACCTGGCGGCCGATGAACTCGGGCCTCACCTCACCTTACTCCCTGCCAGACCCCGATGCGGAAGTGGGCCACTGCGTCCACCGCATCGCCCTGCACCCCTCCCGCCCGGATGTGCTGTTCATGCAGAAACATTGGGATGTCATGCGCAGCGATAATGCCGGCGAGTCCTGGCAGGAGGTCAGCGGGAATCTGCCGTCCGATTTTGGCTTCCCCGTCGAGGTTCACGCGCACGAACCAGGCACCCTTTACGTCATCCCGATCAAGAGCGACACCGAGCACTTTCCGCCAGAGGGCAAGCTGCGGGTTTACCGCAGCCGGACCGGCGGGAACGAGTGGGAGGCGCTCACGCAGGGTCTCCCCCAAAGCGACTGCTACGTAAACGTGCTGCGCGACGCGATGGCGGTGGACTCGCTCGCGCCCTGCGGCGTGTACTTTGGCACCACGGGCGGACAGGTCTATGCCTCCGCCAACAGCGGCGACCGGTGGAGCCCGATCGTTCGCGATCTTCCTCCGGTGTTGTCGGTCGCGGTCCAGACGTTGCCATGA